In Streptomyces sp. NBC_00414, a single window of DNA contains:
- a CDS encoding MFS transporter produces MGGTALAESGRDVSAPAPDISQAPPDPAQLETLSPRRVRLVFFALMLALLLAALEQMIVATALPKIVGELHGLDRMSWAITAYLLTSTVGLPVYGKLGDLYGRKGVFQFAIVVFVIGSALAGRSHTMDQLIAFRALQGVGAGGLMIGVQAIIADVVPSRERARFMGMIGAAFGLASVAGPLLGGYFTDHLSWRWCFYVNVPFGLITLAVVAVVLELPKPTARPRLDVLGALLLAVASTCLVLLTSWGGTEYAWDSRVVLGLAAGAVASTALFLLAEHRAAEPLIPLRLFRDGVFNVTALVGVIVGVALFGAASYLPTYLQMVEGATATESGLLMLPMMGGIVGASIVSGHLISRSGHYKVYPILGGALSVLGMWLLSRLEADTPRLHYSVWMALLGAGIGLVMPVLILAVQNSVHPYDLGTATSANNYFRQIGGSVGAAVFGTLFADRLADSLADRLPAGAGVPDPESITPQLVHALPAELRDGYIAAYTDAMPRIFLYLVPVLVLGLLVAFFLKEKPLVSHHTPTATPGTAPLDTPIPAARSTYAAGIPVCGTVQHPDGTVVPRAALTLIDVAGQQIGRGASGEDGRYALSTPGSGAYVLIAAAGGHQPQAVSVTVGERPVELDVVLGGAGRLAGSVVTADGTPVRDATVTLTNVHGEVVASTRSGREGGYVITELVAGEYTLAGSAPAFRPAALPVSVQAARETRQDVELAGGAVLRGTVRASGGRPVEDARVTLLDAAGNVVDTLTTGGDGAFRFIDLSSGEYTVIAAGYPPVATVLQVAGGGRTERDLQLGHEDG; encoded by the coding sequence GTGGGCGGAACGGCTCTGGCGGAGAGCGGACGAGACGTTTCGGCTCCGGCCCCGGACATATCCCAAGCGCCGCCGGACCCCGCCCAGTTGGAGACACTGAGCCCGCGCCGCGTGCGTCTGGTGTTCTTCGCGCTCATGCTCGCGCTGCTGCTCGCGGCCCTTGAGCAGATGATCGTCGCCACCGCGCTCCCGAAGATCGTCGGAGAGCTGCACGGCCTGGACCGGATGTCCTGGGCGATCACCGCGTATCTGCTCACCTCGACCGTGGGACTGCCCGTCTACGGCAAGTTGGGCGATCTGTACGGCCGCAAGGGCGTCTTCCAGTTCGCGATCGTCGTCTTCGTCATCGGCTCCGCGCTGGCCGGACGGTCGCACACCATGGACCAGTTGATCGCCTTCCGCGCCCTCCAGGGGGTCGGCGCCGGCGGTCTCATGATCGGCGTACAGGCGATCATCGCGGACGTCGTGCCGTCCCGGGAGCGGGCCCGCTTCATGGGGATGATCGGCGCCGCGTTCGGCCTCGCCTCGGTCGCGGGCCCGCTGCTCGGCGGCTACTTCACCGACCACCTCTCCTGGCGCTGGTGCTTCTACGTCAACGTCCCCTTCGGCCTGATCACGCTCGCCGTCGTCGCCGTCGTCCTCGAACTGCCGAAGCCCACCGCCAGACCGCGCCTGGACGTCCTCGGCGCCCTGCTGCTCGCCGTCGCCTCGACCTGCCTTGTGCTGCTGACCAGTTGGGGCGGCACGGAGTACGCGTGGGACTCACGGGTCGTCCTCGGACTCGCCGCGGGAGCCGTCGCCTCGACCGCGCTCTTCCTTCTCGCCGAGCACCGCGCGGCCGAACCCCTCATCCCGCTACGGCTGTTCCGCGACGGCGTCTTCAACGTGACCGCGCTCGTGGGCGTGATCGTCGGCGTCGCCCTCTTCGGCGCGGCCAGCTATCTGCCCACGTACCTGCAGATGGTCGAGGGCGCCACCGCCACCGAGTCCGGCCTGCTCATGCTCCCCATGATGGGCGGCATCGTCGGTGCCTCGATCGTCTCGGGACACCTCATCAGCCGCAGCGGCCACTACAAGGTGTATCCGATCCTCGGCGGCGCCCTGTCCGTCCTCGGCATGTGGCTGCTCTCCCGGCTCGAGGCCGATACGCCCCGGCTGCACTACAGCGTGTGGATGGCCCTGCTCGGCGCCGGGATCGGCCTGGTCATGCCGGTGCTGATCCTCGCCGTGCAGAACTCCGTGCACCCGTACGACCTCGGCACCGCGACCAGCGCCAACAACTACTTCCGGCAGATCGGCGGCAGCGTCGGCGCGGCGGTCTTCGGCACGCTCTTCGCCGACCGGCTGGCCGACTCCCTCGCCGACCGGCTGCCCGCCGGGGCCGGTGTGCCCGACCCCGAGTCCATCACCCCGCAGCTCGTCCACGCGCTGCCCGCCGAACTGCGGGACGGTTACATCGCGGCGTACACCGACGCGATGCCGCGGATCTTCCTCTACCTCGTGCCGGTGCTCGTCCTGGGCCTGCTCGTCGCCTTCTTCCTCAAGGAGAAACCACTGGTGTCCCACCACACCCCCACCGCGACCCCCGGGACCGCACCGCTCGACACCCCCATCCCGGCGGCCCGTTCGACGTACGCCGCCGGGATCCCCGTCTGCGGCACCGTGCAGCACCCCGACGGCACCGTCGTGCCCCGTGCCGCGCTCACCCTCATCGACGTCGCGGGACAGCAGATCGGGCGGGGCGCGAGCGGCGAGGACGGACGGTACGCGCTGTCGACGCCCGGATCGGGGGCGTACGTCCTGATCGCCGCGGCCGGCGGGCACCAGCCCCAGGCGGTCAGCGTCACCGTCGGGGAACGGCCCGTCGAACTGGACGTGGTGCTCGGCGGCGCGGGCCGGCTGGCCGGGAGCGTGGTCACGGCGGACGGCACTCCGGTGCGGGACGCGACCGTCACGCTCACCAATGTGCACGGGGAGGTGGTCGCCTCGACGCGCAGTGGGCGCGAGGGCGGCTATGTCATCACGGAGCTGGTGGCGGGGGAGTACACGCTGGCCGGGAGCGCTCCGGCGTTCCGGCCGGCCGCGCTGCCCGTCAGCGTGCAGGCCGCGCGCGAGACCCGGCAGGACGTCGAGCTCGCGGGCGGGGCGGTGCTGCGGGGGACCGTGCGGGCGAGTGGGGGGCGGCCGGTCGAGGACGCGCGGGTGACGCTGCTCGACGCGGCGGGGAATGTGGTGGACACGTTGACCACCGGGGGTGACGGGGCGTTCCGGTTCATCGACCTGTCGTCGGGGGAGTACACGGTGATCGCGGCGGGGTACCCGCCGGTGGCTACGGTTCTGCAGGTGGCGGGGGGCGGGAGGACCGAACGGGACCTCCAACTGGGTCACGAGGACGGCTGA
- a CDS encoding SRPBCC family protein: MAQVEATTERVVTGQPDDVFDALADYNGTRSKILSEHFSEYEVREGGDGEGTLVHWKLQATSKRIRDCLLEVSEPTDGELVEKDRNSSMVTTWRVTPAGEGRSRVVVTSVWDGASGIGGFFERTFAPKGLGRIYDEVLAKLAAEVEK; the protein is encoded by the coding sequence ATGGCGCAGGTCGAGGCCACCACCGAGCGAGTCGTGACGGGTCAGCCGGACGACGTGTTCGACGCGCTGGCCGACTACAACGGCACGCGTTCGAAGATCCTGAGCGAGCACTTCAGTGAGTACGAGGTCCGGGAGGGCGGCGACGGCGAGGGAACCCTCGTCCACTGGAAGCTCCAGGCCACCAGCAAGCGGATCCGCGACTGCCTGCTCGAAGTGAGCGAGCCCACCGACGGCGAGCTCGTGGAGAAGGACCGCAACTCCTCGATGGTCACCACCTGGCGGGTCACCCCGGCCGGTGAGGGCAGGTCCCGGGTCGTCGTCACCTCCGTCTGGGACGGTGCGAGCGGCATCGGCGGCTTCTTCGAGCGGACCTTCGCGCCCAAGGGCCTCGGCCGCATCTACGACGAGGTGCTGGCGAAGCTCGCCGCCGAGGTGGAGAAGTAG
- a CDS encoding Rv2578c family radical SAM protein, translating into MRWENLTVESGGNPSGNPTNPALFGAETVTTRTFDTPEFRGITFHEIRARSIVNRVPGASRMPFEWTVNPYRGCTHACVYCFARKTHSYLDLDTGLGFDSQIVVKVNAPELLRRQLGSRRWLGDHIAMGTNVDCYQRAEGRYQLMPGIIAALRDHANPFSILTKGTLILRDLDLLKQAAAVTEVGISVSVGFTDLDLWRTVEPGTPAPERRLDVVRTLSAHGIDCGVLMAPVIPFLGDDPSQLRATVRAIAASGATSATPLVLHLRPGAREWFMSWLGHHHPHLVRRYERLYAEGSYAPKWYQRRITRQVHELAEEYGIGPTRAGMPRRIPVPEPVAPVPTQLTLL; encoded by the coding sequence ATGCGGTGGGAGAACCTCACAGTGGAGTCCGGCGGTAATCCGTCGGGAAACCCCACGAACCCCGCTCTGTTCGGCGCGGAGACGGTGACCACTCGTACGTTCGACACGCCCGAGTTCCGCGGAATCACCTTCCACGAGATCCGGGCCAGGTCGATCGTCAATCGCGTACCGGGGGCTTCGCGCATGCCCTTCGAGTGGACGGTGAACCCGTACCGCGGCTGCACGCACGCGTGTGTCTACTGTTTCGCGCGCAAGACCCACAGCTATCTCGACCTCGACACCGGCCTCGGCTTCGACAGCCAGATCGTGGTGAAGGTGAACGCCCCGGAGCTGCTGCGGCGGCAGCTGGGCTCTCGGCGCTGGCTCGGCGATCACATCGCGATGGGCACGAACGTGGACTGCTACCAGCGCGCCGAGGGGCGCTACCAGCTGATGCCCGGCATCATCGCGGCCCTGCGCGACCACGCGAACCCCTTCTCCATCCTGACGAAGGGCACGCTGATCCTGCGCGATCTGGACCTGCTGAAGCAGGCTGCTGCTGTCACCGAGGTCGGGATCTCCGTCTCCGTGGGCTTCACCGACCTCGACCTGTGGCGGACCGTGGAGCCGGGCACCCCCGCCCCCGAGCGCCGCCTCGACGTCGTCCGCACCCTGAGCGCCCACGGCATCGACTGCGGGGTCCTGATGGCCCCCGTGATCCCCTTCCTGGGCGACGATCCCTCCCAACTGCGCGCGACGGTACGGGCGATCGCCGCGTCCGGCGCGACCTCGGCGACCCCGCTCGTGCTGCACCTGCGGCCCGGGGCGCGCGAGTGGTTCATGAGCTGGCTGGGACACCATCACCCGCATCTGGTGCGCCGGTACGAGCGGCTGTACGCGGAGGGCTCGTACGCCCCGAAGTGGTACCAGCGGCGGATCACCCGGCAGGTGCACGAGCTGGCCGAGGAGTACGGGATAGGCCCCACGCGCGCGGGGATGCCCCGCAGGATCCCGGTGCCGGAACCGGTCGCGCCGGTGCCCACCCAGCTCACCCTTCTGTGA
- a CDS encoding alpha/beta hydrolase, translating into MNRRAAALCGAAAVVAGMITAVPAGASPAAAAPAVPAAGPTWKKCGTKNYPTLQCASLKVPLDHANPHGRKITLALSRVPHTSRKTYQGPLLVNPGGPGGSGLTLAGFVAASLPKSVAGQYDVIGFDPRGVGASRPALNCRPGHFAPVRPDSVPATPALEKANLDRVQTFAKACATKHQDVLPYIDTVSAVQDMDAVRSALGAKRINYFGYSYGTYLGAVYAKLYPDRVRRMVLDSVVDPTGVWYDDNIAQDHAFNSRHRAFMAWVAKNDATYKLGTDPEKIEKTWYAMRAALAKKPADGKVGASELEDTFSPGGYFNGYWPYLADAFATYVKTKNDDPLVEAYENFGAVDTAGDNGYSIYTSVQCRDASWPRDWDEWRDDNWEVYEKAPFLTWNNAWYNAPCAFWPTDSAEPVDVSNDSVPPVLLFQATDDAATPYEGGAMVHRLLGGSSLVVEEGGGNHGITLSGNACLDRHLAAYLTDGRVPRGDGEADAVCGKLPDPKPLTAKATSGAGSRGAALHGLLGFRG; encoded by the coding sequence GTGAACCGACGCGCAGCTGCTCTGTGCGGTGCCGCCGCCGTGGTTGCCGGAATGATCACCGCGGTCCCGGCCGGCGCGAGCCCGGCCGCCGCGGCCCCCGCCGTCCCGGCGGCCGGGCCCACCTGGAAGAAGTGCGGCACCAAGAACTACCCGACGCTCCAGTGTGCGTCCCTGAAGGTGCCGCTCGACCACGCGAACCCGCACGGCCGGAAGATCACACTCGCGCTGTCACGGGTCCCGCACACCTCCAGGAAGACGTACCAGGGGCCCCTGCTGGTGAACCCGGGCGGTCCCGGCGGCAGCGGTCTCACCCTCGCCGGGTTCGTCGCGGCCTCGCTGCCGAAGAGCGTGGCGGGCCAGTACGACGTCATCGGCTTCGACCCGCGCGGGGTCGGCGCGAGCAGGCCCGCCCTGAACTGCCGGCCGGGGCACTTCGCACCGGTACGCCCCGACTCGGTGCCGGCGACGCCCGCCCTGGAGAAGGCCAACCTCGACCGCGTCCAGACCTTCGCGAAAGCCTGCGCGACCAAGCACCAGGACGTGCTGCCGTACATCGACACGGTGAGCGCGGTCCAGGACATGGACGCCGTCCGGAGCGCGCTCGGCGCCAAGAGGATCAACTACTTCGGGTACTCGTACGGCACCTACCTGGGCGCCGTCTACGCCAAGCTCTACCCGGACCGGGTACGGCGCATGGTGCTGGACTCCGTCGTCGATCCCACCGGCGTCTGGTACGACGACAACATCGCGCAGGACCACGCCTTCAACTCCCGCCACCGGGCCTTCATGGCCTGGGTCGCCAAGAACGACGCGACGTACAAGCTCGGCACCGATCCGGAGAAGATCGAGAAGACCTGGTACGCGATGCGGGCGGCGCTGGCGAAGAAGCCCGCGGACGGGAAGGTCGGCGCCTCCGAGCTGGAGGACACCTTCTCCCCCGGCGGCTACTTCAACGGCTACTGGCCGTATCTCGCCGACGCGTTCGCGACGTATGTGAAGACCAAGAACGACGATCCGCTGGTCGAGGCGTACGAGAACTTCGGCGCCGTCGACACCGCGGGCGACAACGGCTACAGCATCTACACCTCGGTGCAGTGCCGTGACGCGAGCTGGCCGCGCGACTGGGACGAGTGGCGCGACGACAACTGGGAGGTGTACGAGAAGGCGCCGTTCCTGACCTGGAACAACGCCTGGTACAACGCCCCGTGCGCGTTCTGGCCCACCGACTCGGCCGAGCCCGTGGACGTCTCGAACGACTCGGTGCCGCCGGTCCTGCTGTTCCAGGCGACGGACGACGCGGCCACCCCGTACGAGGGCGGTGCCATGGTCCATCGCCTGCTGGGCGGGTCCAGCCTGGTGGTCGAGGAGGGCGGCGGAAACCACGGCATCACGCTGAGCGGGAACGCCTGCCTGGACAGGCACCTGGCCGCCTATCTGACCGACGGCCGGGTCCCGCGCGGCGACGGCGAGGCCGACGCGGTGTGCGGGAAGCTGCCCGACCCGAAGCCGCTGACCGCGAAGGCGACATCGGGCGCGGGCTCGCGCGGCGCCGCGCTGCACGGTCTGCTCGGCTTCCGGGGCTGA
- a CDS encoding RidA family protein — MTGQIRITAPDGVAPAAAYSHVVMGTGRFVAVSGQLALDEDGKLVGEGDPAAQARQVFENLRRCLAAAGAGFDDVVKLTFFVTDMAHMPAVRAARDEHIAPDRLPAASAVQVAALVRPEFLMEIEAFAILPG, encoded by the coding sequence ATGACCGGACAGATCCGCATCACCGCCCCCGACGGCGTCGCCCCCGCCGCCGCGTACTCGCATGTCGTCATGGGCACGGGCCGCTTCGTGGCGGTCTCGGGCCAGCTGGCGCTCGACGAGGACGGAAAGCTGGTCGGCGAGGGCGACCCGGCGGCGCAGGCCCGTCAGGTCTTCGAGAACCTGCGACGCTGCCTGGCCGCGGCCGGCGCGGGTTTCGACGATGTCGTCAAGCTGACCTTCTTCGTCACGGACATGGCCCATATGCCGGCCGTCCGCGCGGCCCGGGACGAGCACATCGCACCGGACCGCCTCCCGGCCGCCTCCGCCGTACAGGTCGCCGCCCTGGTGCGCCCGGAGTTCCTGATGGAGATAGAGGCGTTCGCGATACTGCCCGGATGA
- a CDS encoding GNAT family N-acetyltransferase, with product MSRSRAPLRIREMTLADCPRVAEIRVRGWQSAYKGLMPRSYLDGLDVAVELPRRRAHFEQAGQGVVNLVAEWAGEVVGWACHGPYRDGEPLAGGIGNAESAGAPGDAELYAIYVDPDRISRGVGRALLRASVARCAAVGHDRMLLWVVRENAGARRFYERAGFAADGAEEPFEVEGVDVPEVRYARLLGGAGAGLPFPEEGEKGS from the coding sequence ATGAGCCGCTCCCGTGCCCCGTTGCGCATCCGCGAGATGACCCTGGCCGACTGTCCCCGCGTGGCGGAGATCCGCGTACGCGGCTGGCAGAGCGCCTACAAAGGGCTGATGCCCCGGTCGTACCTCGACGGGCTCGACGTGGCGGTCGAACTCCCGCGCAGGCGGGCCCACTTCGAGCAGGCGGGCCAGGGTGTGGTGAACCTCGTCGCGGAGTGGGCCGGTGAGGTCGTCGGCTGGGCCTGCCACGGGCCGTACCGCGACGGCGAACCACTCGCTGGGGGCATCGGGAACGCCGAGAGCGCCGGGGCCCCCGGGGATGCCGAGTTGTACGCGATCTACGTCGACCCCGACCGGATCTCTCGCGGGGTGGGCCGTGCCCTGTTGCGGGCATCCGTCGCAAGGTGTGCCGCCGTGGGGCACGACAGGATGCTGCTCTGGGTGGTGCGGGAGAACGCGGGCGCGCGCCGCTTCTACGAGAGGGCCGGTTTCGCCGCGGACGGCGCCGAGGAGCCTTTCGAGGTCGAGGGCGTCGACGTGCCCGAGGTGCGGTACGCCCGGCTGCTGGGCGGCGCCGGAGCAGGGCTCCCCTTTCCTGAGGAGGGTGAGAAGGGCTCGTAG
- a CDS encoding sensor histidine kinase — protein MTDDGRQELYAAMMLAAPDGIVAVDADGCVRACNPAAAALLERPADELIGSVFGFPLSDGEATEVTLVLPNGRNKVVDMTVALARFDGRRLYVATLRDGTRRQQADHVLQAALEHQSVVVAVAAHQLHNPLAALAALVHVLREPPPGLAEERRAELVERIAERTARLQALVRKLLTAARIDGAGQQGVPEPVEVLGFLLDRFAGSEALGDGLRLAVPACLVARVDPVSFAEIFGNYLENALAYGRDPVEITAREAGGRIELRVVDHGPGVPESFVPHLFERYRRDPATAAATEGTGLGLWIARSLARANGGDAWYEPGRPNGAVFCVSLPAG, from the coding sequence ATGACTGACGACGGGCGTCAGGAGCTGTACGCGGCCATGATGCTGGCCGCGCCCGACGGCATCGTCGCGGTCGACGCCGACGGCTGCGTCCGGGCCTGCAACCCGGCCGCCGCGGCGCTGCTCGAACGGCCCGCCGACGAGCTGATCGGCTCCGTGTTCGGATTTCCGCTCAGCGACGGGGAGGCCACCGAGGTCACGCTGGTCCTGCCGAACGGCCGCAACAAGGTCGTCGACATGACGGTCGCCCTCGCCCGGTTCGACGGCCGGCGGCTGTACGTGGCCACCCTGCGCGACGGGACCCGCAGACAGCAGGCCGACCATGTGCTGCAGGCCGCCCTGGAGCACCAGAGCGTGGTCGTCGCGGTCGCCGCGCACCAGTTGCACAACCCGCTCGCGGCCCTGGCCGCCCTGGTACACGTGCTCAGAGAGCCGCCGCCCGGACTGGCCGAGGAGCGACGGGCCGAGCTGGTCGAGCGGATCGCCGAGCGCACGGCCCGGCTGCAGGCGCTGGTCCGCAAACTCCTCACCGCAGCACGGATCGACGGCGCCGGGCAGCAGGGTGTGCCGGAGCCGGTGGAGGTGCTGGGCTTCCTGCTGGACCGGTTCGCCGGGTCCGAGGCCCTCGGTGACGGACTGAGACTCGCCGTGCCGGCCTGTCTGGTGGCGCGCGTCGACCCTGTGTCCTTCGCCGAGATCTTCGGCAACTACCTGGAGAACGCGCTCGCCTACGGCCGCGATCCCGTCGAGATCACCGCGCGCGAAGCCGGCGGGCGGATCGAACTGCGGGTCGTGGACCACGGCCCCGGTGTGCCCGAGTCCTTCGTTCCGCACCTCTTCGAGCGCTACCGCCGCGACCCCGCCACCGCGGCGGCCACCGAGGGGACCGGCCTCGGCCTGTGGATCGCCCGCAGCCTGGCCCGGGCCAACGGCGGCGACGCCTGGTACGAGCCGGGCCGCCCGAACGGCGCGGTGTTCTGCGTGAGCCTTCCCGCGGGGTGA
- a CDS encoding response regulator transcription factor, whose protein sequence is MIRVLVVEDQRALADALAIAIGAQPDLDCGEAVGTVDEALREAARRPPSVVLMDIHLPGTDGIEGTRLLKEAHPSARVVVLTADATPDQLARAVTAGASAFLAKHSAFGDILTAIRTTATGQLLVEESTLAARLPPRQRNGYGLTRREHEVLVLLAQGHGLKTIADRLVLSRHTVRGHVKSVLVKLRAHSQLEAVVTATRLGILPREVP, encoded by the coding sequence ATGATCCGCGTGCTCGTGGTCGAGGACCAGCGCGCGCTGGCCGACGCCTTGGCCATCGCCATCGGAGCACAGCCGGACCTGGACTGCGGCGAGGCGGTGGGTACGGTCGACGAGGCGTTGCGGGAGGCGGCCCGTCGGCCCCCCTCCGTGGTCCTGATGGACATTCATCTGCCGGGCACGGACGGTATCGAGGGCACCCGGCTGCTGAAGGAGGCCCATCCCTCGGCGCGGGTGGTGGTCCTGACCGCGGACGCGACCCCCGACCAGCTGGCGCGGGCGGTGACGGCGGGCGCCTCGGCGTTCCTCGCCAAGCACAGCGCGTTCGGGGACATCCTCACCGCGATCCGGACGACTGCCACCGGCCAACTGCTCGTGGAGGAGTCGACCCTGGCGGCCCGGCTGCCGCCGCGGCAGCGCAACGGGTACGGGCTGACCCGCCGGGAGCACGAGGTGCTGGTGCTGCTCGCTCAGGGACACGGTCTCAAGACGATCGCGGACCGGCTCGTGCTCAGCCGGCACACGGTGCGCGGACATGTGAAGAGCGTCCTGGTCAAACTGCGCGCGCACAGCCAGCTGGAGGCGGTGGTGACGGCCACCCGGCTGGGGATCCTGCCGCGCGAGGTGCCGTAG
- a CDS encoding adenylosuccinate lyase — protein sequence MDEELRSLTQRLRQEAGAMASLSYERLAATGDLDELAAVLIAPEQPLWARELAAFRLGVAGDRRAFEALVLLLNHRDPQRCASAAYAMARLGDPRTARAAAALATNELRVAYALHPVRLLVELRAPESVPALITTLARRFRPHDPYRRVALACVEGLGVLGDERARPVLNEALVRPELARAAADALRRLPAQRVPPGRG from the coding sequence ATGGACGAAGAGTTGCGATCGCTCACCCAGCGCTTACGGCAGGAGGCGGGCGCGATGGCGTCCCTTTCGTACGAACGACTGGCCGCGACCGGCGATCTCGACGAGCTGGCCGCCGTACTCATCGCTCCCGAACAGCCGCTCTGGGCGCGGGAACTGGCAGCCTTCCGGCTCGGTGTCGCCGGGGACCGACGGGCCTTCGAGGCGCTCGTCCTGCTGCTCAACCACCGGGATCCGCAGCGGTGCGCCTCCGCCGCCTATGCCATGGCCCGGCTGGGTGACCCGCGTACCGCCCGGGCGGCGGCGGCCCTCGCCACCAACGAGCTGCGGGTCGCCTATGCCCTGCATCCGGTGCGGCTGCTGGTCGAGCTGCGGGCGCCCGAGTCCGTGCCCGCCCTGATCACCACCCTGGCCCGCAGGTTCCGGCCGCACGATCCGTATCGACGGGTCGCTCTCGCGTGTGTGGAGGGGTTGGGGGTGCTGGGGGACGAGCGGGCCCGTCCCGTTCTGAACGAGGCGCTTGTCCGTCCGGAGTTGGCTCGGGCCGCTGCCGATGCGTTGCGGCGGCTGCCGGCGCAGAGGGTGCCTCCGGGGCGGGGGTGA
- a CDS encoding 3-hydroxyacyl-CoA dehydrogenase family protein: protein MATPLSDPSQPSLSSEAPLKTVAVVGLGTMGTGIAEILARAGREVVGIDVSEAAATQAVTALESSTARAVQRGRLTEQERDDTLARFRTFTDLRAAADADLVIEVAPESYEIKHQIFRELDGVVRPGTILATGTNALSVTRLAADSAHPERVLGLHFFNPAPAMKLVEVVSSVLTAPGAVAAVTDLALELGKEPVAVGDRPGFVADGLLFGYLNQAAAMYEAKYASREDIDAAMKLGCGLPMGPLALLDLIGVDTARTVLEAMYAESHDRLHAPAPVLKQLSQAGLTGRKSGRGFYTYDAPGSATVVPDALTPLAEGSEATGRLVRSVGVAGSGTMASGIAEVFAKAGYEVVLAARTEEKAEAARARIGKSLSRSVDKGRMTAETAAETLERITPAGSYEAFADVDLALEAVAEDLEVKQQLFAVFDKVCKPGAILATTTSSLPVVACARATSRPQDVIGMHFFNPAPAMKLVEVVRTVLTADDVHSTVRGLCSKIRKHPVDCGDRAGFIVNALLFPYLNNAIKMVEEHYATLDDIDAAMKLGGGYPMGPFELLDVVGLDVSLAIEKVLHREFRDPGLAPAPLLEHLVAAGCLGRKTGRGFREYARR from the coding sequence ATGGCCACTCCCCTGTCCGACCCCTCCCAGCCGTCCTTGTCGTCGGAGGCCCCCCTCAAGACCGTCGCCGTCGTCGGCCTCGGCACCATGGGCACCGGTATCGCCGAGATCCTCGCCCGCGCCGGCCGCGAGGTCGTCGGCATCGACGTCAGCGAGGCCGCCGCGACCCAGGCCGTCACCGCCCTGGAGTCCTCGACCGCCCGTGCCGTGCAGCGCGGGCGCCTCACCGAGCAGGAACGCGACGACACCCTCGCCCGCTTCCGTACCTTCACCGATCTGCGGGCGGCGGCCGACGCCGACCTGGTGATCGAGGTGGCCCCCGAGTCGTACGAGATCAAGCACCAGATCTTCCGGGAGCTGGACGGTGTCGTGCGGCCGGGGACCATCCTGGCGACCGGCACGAACGCCTTGTCGGTCACCCGGCTGGCCGCCGACTCGGCCCACCCCGAACGGGTCCTGGGCCTGCACTTCTTCAACCCGGCGCCCGCGATGAAGCTCGTCGAGGTCGTCTCGTCCGTGCTGACCGCGCCGGGCGCCGTCGCGGCCGTCACCGACCTCGCGCTCGAACTCGGCAAGGAGCCCGTCGCCGTCGGCGACCGCCCCGGCTTCGTCGCCGACGGCCTGCTCTTCGGCTACCTCAACCAGGCCGCCGCGATGTACGAGGCGAAGTACGCCAGCCGCGAGGACATCGACGCCGCGATGAAGCTGGGCTGCGGCCTGCCCATGGGCCCGCTCGCCCTGCTCGACCTGATCGGCGTCGACACCGCGCGTACGGTCCTGGAGGCCATGTACGCCGAGTCGCACGACCGGCTGCACGCGCCGGCGCCCGTCCTGAAGCAGCTCAGCCAGGCGGGTCTGACCGGCCGCAAGTCGGGCCGCGGTTTCTACACGTACGACGCCCCGGGCAGCGCGACCGTCGTCCCGGACGCGCTCACACCGCTCGCCGAAGGATCCGAGGCGACCGGTCGGCTCGTCCGCTCGGTGGGCGTCGCGGGCTCCGGAACCATGGCGTCCGGCATCGCCGAGGTCTTCGCGAAGGCCGGGTACGAGGTCGTCCTCGCCGCCCGCACCGAGGAGAAGGCCGAAGCCGCCAGGGCCCGGATCGGCAAGTCCCTCTCGCGCTCCGTCGACAAGGGGCGGATGACCGCCGAGACGGCCGCCGAGACCCTGGAGCGCATCACCCCGGCGGGTTCCTACGAGGCCTTCGCCGACGTGGATCTGGCGCTGGAGGCCGTCGCCGAGGACCTGGAGGTCAAGCAGCAACTCTTCGCGGTGTTCGACAAGGTCTGCAAGCCGGGCGCGATCCTGGCCACCACGACCTCCTCGCTGCCCGTCGTCGCCTGCGCCCGTGCCACCTCGCGTCCGCAGGACGTGATCGGCATGCACTTCTTCAACCCGGCGCCCGCGATGAAGCTCGTGGAGGTCGTGCGCACGGTCCTGACGGCCGACGACGTGCACTCCACGGTCCGCGGGCTCTGCTCGAAGATCCGCAAGCATCCGGTGGACTGCGGCGACCGGGCGGGCTTCATCGTGAACGCGCTGCTGTTCCCGTACCTGAACAACGCGATCAAGATGGTCGAGGAGCACTACGCGACGCTCGACGACATCGACGCCGCGATGAAGCTCGGCGGCGGCTACCCGATGGGCCCCTTCGAACTCCTCGACGTGGTCGGCCTGGACGTCTCACTGGCCATCGAGAAGGTGCTGCACCGCGAGTTCCGCGACCCGGGGCTCGCCCCGGCGCCCCTCCTGGAGCACCTGGTGGCCGCGGGCTGCCTCGGCCGCAAGACGGGCCGCGGCTTCCGCGAATATGCGCGGCGCTGA